One Rutidosis leptorrhynchoides isolate AG116_Rl617_1_P2 unplaced genomic scaffold, CSIRO_AGI_Rlap_v1 contig74, whole genome shotgun sequence DNA segment encodes these proteins:
- the LOC139885058 gene encoding ras-related protein RABH1b, translated as MAPVSALAKYKLVFLGDQSVGKTSIITRFMYDKFDNTYQATIGIDFLSKTMYLEDRTVRLQLWDTAGQERFRSLIPSYIRDSSVAVIVYDVASRQSFLNTAKWIEEVRTERGSDVIIVLVGNKTDLVEKRQVSIEEGEAKGRELNVMFIETSAKAGFNIKPLFRKIAAALPGMETLSSTKQEDMVDVNLRSSNTNSSQAQQQSGGCAC; from the exons ATGGCTCCGGTATCGGCTTTGGCCAAATACAAGCTTGTCTTCTTGGGGGATCAATCTGTGGGCAAGACTAGCATCATCACTCGCTTCATGTACGACAAATTCGACAACACCTATCAG GCTACCATTGGGATTGATTTTCTTTCAAAGACCATGTACCTTGAAGATCGAACTGTCCGTTTGCAGCTCTG GGATACTGCTGGACAAGAAAGGTTTAGGAGTCTTATTCCAAGCTACATTAGAGATTCCTCTGTAGCAGTCATTGTCTATGATGTAGCGA GCAGACAatcattcctaaatactgccaagtgGATTGAAGAGGTCCGTACTGAAAGGGGCAGTGATGTTATCATAGTCCTTGTTGGGAATAAAACAGATCTCGTGGAAAAAAG GCAAGTTTCAATTGAGGAAGGGGAGGCCAAAGGTCGTGAGCTGAATGTTATGTTTATCGAGACTAGTGCTAAGGCTGGCTTTAACATAAAG CCACTCTTTAGGAAGATTGCAGCAGCTTTGCCTGGAATGGAAACACTGTCTTCAACAAAACAGGAAGATATGGTTGATGTTAATCTTAGGTCCTCCAACACCAACTCATCTCAAGCACAGCAGCAATCAGGAGGGTGTGCTTGTTGA
- the LOC139885061 gene encoding 10 kDa chaperonin 1, chloroplastic-like, whose protein sequence is MALSFVTVPKPILFSKTTYCPSISNHTQQGLGRRTNSLRVGAISTSSKWEPSKVVPQADRVLVRLEQLPEHMTVYIRIHHYGEVQAGNKVLFSDINAYDLLAS, encoded by the exons ATGGCGCTTTCTTTCGTTACAGTCCCAAAACCAATCCTTTTCAGCAAGACTACTTACTGTCCTTCTATCTCAAACCATACGCAACAAG GGCTAGGACGAAGAACAAATTCTTTGAGAGTCGGTGCTATTTCTACTTCTAGCAAATGGGAGCCAAGCAAG GTTGTTCCACAAGCTGATAGAGTTCTTGTTCGACTTGAGCAGCTGCCAGAG CATATGACTGTCTATATAAGGATTCATCACTACGGGGAAGTGCAGGCCGGAAACAAG GTTCTTTTCTCAGACATAAATGCTTATGAT CTTCTTGCAAGTTGA